TTGCTGGTATCGCTTTGCTTGCTGCCGCCGCTGCCGCCGCTGCTACTGCTACTGCTACTGGTTTTACTACCTTGCTGTTTATTGTCGCTCGATGTGGCCATGATGATCTCCTTGATCGATGGAATCGGAAACAGTGCAAACCATGCAATTCTTCCCCCTCGCATGGCAAGGGAACCGTCATCTTAGTGCGCACATGGGGCACAAGAAATAGGAGGATGGCAAGAGCGCATGTAGGATGAGTCCCGCTCACGGTGGCGTAGTTACTTTCAGTTTTACACCAAAAGTATCTAACACTCAGCAGTTGGCGGGCAGCGGAAAAATCGCCGCGTCGGCCGTCACGTACACGCGCTCGCCAGTGCCTGGCAGCACCGCATGGCCGCCCGTGAAGGCGCCAAACGAGGGCAGGATGGCGCGCTGTTGGCCCAGCAGGAAACACGGCAGGCGCAGGCCGCCGCCGTGCGCTCCGCTCCCTTTGGCACGCAAGTGAAACACGGGATGCACGTGGCCCGCCAGCACGTAGCCGGGCGCGACGGTGTCCGGGTGATGGCAGAACGACAGCTTGCCCACCTGGTGCGGTTCATCGACCATGCGGATGCCCAGCGCGGCGGCCGGATCGCCCGCATGCGCGTCATGGTTGCCGCGCACCACCGTCAGGCGCACGTCGCGATGACGCATGCGCCACGCCAGCATGGCCGCCACGGTGGCGGCCGCATGGGCGGCGCGCGCGTGCAAAAAATCGCCGAGAAAGACGATTTCCTCGCAGGCGTAACTGGCCAGCAAGGCGTCGAGCGCCAGCAGGTTTTGCGTGGTGGTGCCGCGCGGCACGGGCACGCCCAGCGCGCGAAACGCCGCCGCCTTGCCGAAATGGATGTCGGCAACGATCAATATCCTGCGCGCCGGCCAGTACACGGCCTTGTGCGCCAGCAGCCAGACCAGCTCGCCGGCCAGCTCCACCGCGCAATGCGCCTGCTCCTGTCCCTTCATGCGGCCGCCTTTTCCAGCGCCAGCACCAGCCGCGCCACCCGGTCCGACAGTTTTTCCGTCGTCAGCTGTTCGCGGAAGCGCTCGACCATCAGGCCGAAGGCAAATGGCGAGGCGCGCTCCAGCGCTTGCAGGCAGATGCTGCGTCCATGCAGTTCGCGCAAGGTGG
This window of the Janthinobacterium agaricidamnosum genome carries:
- the pdeM gene encoding ligase-associated DNA damage response endonuclease PdeM codes for the protein MKGQEQAHCAVELAGELVWLLAHKAVYWPARRILIVADIHFGKAAAFRALGVPVPRGTTTQNLLALDALLASYACEEIVFLGDFLHARAAHAAATVAAMLAWRMRHRDVRLTVVRGNHDAHAGDPAAALGIRMVDEPHQVGKLSFCHHPDTVAPGYVLAGHVHPVFHLRAKGSGAHGGGLRLPCFLLGQQRAILPSFGAFTGGHAVLPGTGERVYVTADAAIFPLPANC